Proteins encoded together in one Bacteroides ovatus window:
- a CDS encoding sigma-70 family RNA polymerase sigma factor, which yields METEDMQTMNSTTNQLLTETYTSLCPIIIHYINRKINDYESARDMAQDVFLRLMEYKQILRKETVRSMAFFIAHNLVVDYLRRYYKKQEMSAYFYEYGVNITDDTESGVIANDLSAQENLKLLLLSPQRRTVYIMSRFQGKTAPEISEELCLSRRTIENHLLASRKEIREYIKSCI from the coding sequence ATGGAGACGGAAGATATGCAGACAATGAATTCTACTACAAATCAATTATTGACTGAAACTTACACATCCTTATGTCCCATAATCATTCATTATATAAATCGTAAAATCAATGATTATGAATCTGCCAGAGACATGGCGCAGGATGTATTTCTTCGTCTCATGGAATATAAGCAAATACTTCGTAAAGAGACAGTGAGAAGTATGGCGTTCTTCATAGCTCACAATCTGGTGGTTGATTATTTGCGACGTTATTACAAGAAGCAGGAAATGTCTGCCTATTTCTATGAATATGGCGTGAACATTACTGATGATACAGAGAGCGGGGTGATAGCCAATGACCTGTCGGCACAAGAAAATCTGAAACTACTTCTACTTTCTCCGCAGCGTCGGACAGTTTATATAATGAGTCGTTTCCAGGGTAAGACAGCACCTGAAATCTCTGAAGAATTGTGCCTTTCGCGACGTACCATAGAGAATCATTTACTGGCTAGCCGTAAAGAGATTCGTGAATATATCAAGTCATGTATTTGA
- a CDS encoding DUF3037 domain-containing protein → MQERHLYEYAVIRFVPKVEREEFINMGIVLFSKQAKYLKSLYTIDENKLKLFSSELDINCLKEGLQVFDKICMGNKEGGAIANMDIPDRFRWLTAVKSSCIQVSRPHPGFSTDLDKTLERLFKELVL, encoded by the coding sequence ATGCAAGAAAGGCACTTATATGAATACGCAGTCATCCGTTTCGTTCCTAAAGTAGAACGGGAGGAGTTTATCAATATGGGGATTGTGTTGTTTTCCAAACAAGCCAAATACCTGAAATCCCTCTATACGATAGATGAGAACAAACTAAAACTGTTTTCTTCCGAACTGGATATTAATTGCCTGAAAGAAGGGTTACAGGTCTTTGACAAGATATGCATGGGAAATAAAGAGGGAGGAGCCATAGCCAATATGGATATTCCTGACAGGTTTCGTTGGCTGACTGCAGTAAAAAGTTCCTGCATACAAGTATCTCGCCCACATCCGGGATTTTCTACTGATTTAGATAAGACTTTGGAAAGATTGTTCAAGGAATTAGTACTCTGA
- a CDS encoding alpha/beta fold hydrolase translates to MNKYFLVVLLSLFMQVAKVAAAPWQWSVEIKELISEETNAHPSAYLWIPENCKQVRAVIIGQHNMTEETIFEHPEFRKNMGKLGIAEIWITPGIDQRWDVTKGTQQIFETMMKNLSEISGYTELEFAPVIPIGHSAMATYPWNFAAWNPERTLAVLSIHGDSPRTHLTGYGRANLDWGTRTIEGIPSLMVMGEDEWWEDRLITSFDYRREYPNAPLSFLADAGHGHFDISDELIDYLSLFLKKTVEYRLPEHSSLDAPIQLIPVEAKNGWLADRWRKNEKPTAEAASYDKYKGDKNHAFWYFDKEMADATEKYYANERGKTEQYIGFEQKGKLITFNPKSHVRMSPSFQPEADGVTFHLKAVYTDTLRNEYSKEHSTHPIRMSRICGPVEVVNDTTFTVRFYRMGLENPKRTGGICLMASVKQDHKYRSAVQQVEIRIPYRNKEGIPQRIIFPKLSDVKASVKEISLNGTADSGLPVYYYVKEGPAEIKGDKLVLTKIPPRAKFPVKVTVVAWQYGRSGEPKVQTAEAVEQSFYITAR, encoded by the coding sequence ATGAATAAATATTTTCTTGTTGTATTGTTGTCATTATTCATGCAGGTTGCTAAGGTGGCAGCAGCCCCCTGGCAGTGGTCCGTAGAAATAAAAGAGCTGATTTCAGAAGAGACAAACGCCCACCCTTCTGCCTATCTATGGATACCGGAAAACTGTAAACAAGTCCGTGCCGTCATCATCGGGCAACACAATATGACCGAAGAAACAATTTTCGAGCATCCTGAATTTCGGAAGAATATGGGCAAACTGGGAATTGCAGAGATATGGATCACTCCCGGAATAGACCAACGCTGGGACGTGACAAAAGGTACCCAACAAATCTTTGAAACAATGATGAAGAACTTGTCTGAAATAAGCGGATATACAGAGCTGGAGTTTGCCCCGGTTATACCTATCGGACACTCGGCAATGGCTACTTATCCGTGGAACTTTGCCGCCTGGAATCCTGAACGTACATTGGCCGTACTCTCTATTCACGGTGATTCTCCCAGAACTCATTTGACGGGTTACGGGCGTGCGAATTTGGATTGGGGAACCCGTACGATTGAAGGTATCCCCTCATTAATGGTAATGGGAGAGGACGAATGGTGGGAAGACCGGTTGATAACCTCTTTCGATTATCGTCGTGAATATCCGAATGCTCCCCTTTCATTTCTTGCTGATGCAGGACACGGACATTTCGACATATCCGATGAATTGATTGATTATCTTTCCCTCTTTCTGAAAAAGACAGTGGAATATCGGTTGCCGGAGCATTCGTCATTGGATGCTCCGATTCAGTTAATTCCGGTAGAAGCAAAGAATGGCTGGCTGGCAGACCGTTGGCGAAAGAATGAAAAGCCTACAGCCGAAGCCGCTTCCTATGATAAGTATAAAGGAGACAAGAACCATGCGTTTTGGTATTTTGATAAGGAAATGGCAGATGCCACAGAAAAATATTACGCCAATGAGCGTGGAAAGACAGAGCAGTATATCGGCTTTGAGCAAAAAGGAAAACTGATAACTTTCAATCCGAAATCCCATGTACGTATGTCTCCTTCTTTTCAACCCGAAGCGGACGGAGTCACTTTCCACCTGAAAGCAGTGTACACAGATACGTTAAGGAACGAATATTCAAAAGAACACAGTACGCATCCCATTCGAATGTCGAGAATTTGCGGTCCGGTGGAAGTGGTGAATGATACAACTTTTACTGTTCGTTTCTATCGGATGGGATTGGAGAATCCTAAACGTACAGGAGGCATCTGCCTGATGGCTTCCGTAAAACAGGATCATAAATACCGGAGTGCCGTTCAGCAGGTAGAGATTCGTATTCCTTACCGGAATAAGGAAGGGATACCCCAACGTATAATTTTCCCGAAACTATCCGATGTAAAAGCTTCAGTGAAAGAAATAAGTTTAAATGGAACTGCTGACTCCGGTCTTCCGGTTTACTATTATGTAAAAGAAGGTCCGGCAGAGATAAAGGGAGATAAACTGGTATTGACTAAAATTCCCCCACGTGCAAAATTTCCGGTAAAGGTGACAGTGGTAGCCTGGCAATATGGGCGTAGCGGAGAACCTAAAGTGCAGACTGCTGAAGCAGTAGAACAGAGCTTTTATATTACTGCCCGTTAG
- a CDS encoding HipA family kinase: MDLRTANVTRYILPLREGGSLPALAEADDEFKYVVKFRGAGHGTKALIAELIGGEIARALGFRVPEIVFLNLDEAFGRTEADEEIQDLLQWSRGLNMGLHFLSGSLTFDPIVHQVDGKTASQVVWLDALLTNVDRTIKNTNMLIWHKELWLIDHGASLYFHHSWTNWQKQALVPFVQIKDHVLLPFADKLEEVDIEFKQILTSDKIREIVNAIPDDWLNWTEGTETPQDLRDIYIRFLEERMKHSETFVNEAHNARKALI; encoded by the coding sequence ATGGATTTACGTACGGCAAATGTTACAAGATATATTCTTCCTCTGCGTGAGGGGGGCTCATTGCCTGCTTTGGCCGAAGCTGACGATGAATTTAAGTATGTAGTCAAATTCAGAGGGGCAGGACACGGAACAAAAGCGCTGATTGCCGAACTGATTGGTGGGGAGATAGCCCGTGCACTGGGTTTCAGAGTCCCCGAAATAGTTTTTCTGAATCTGGACGAGGCCTTCGGACGAACGGAAGCAGACGAAGAGATACAGGATTTACTTCAATGGAGTCGAGGACTGAATATGGGATTGCATTTCCTTTCCGGTTCGTTGACTTTTGATCCGATAGTACATCAAGTAGATGGAAAAACGGCTTCGCAAGTAGTATGGCTGGATGCCTTGCTGACTAACGTAGACCGTACCATTAAAAATACCAATATGTTGATATGGCACAAAGAACTATGGCTGATAGATCATGGGGCGTCCCTTTATTTCCACCATTCCTGGACTAACTGGCAAAAACAGGCACTGGTTCCTTTTGTACAGATAAAAGACCATGTATTATTGCCGTTTGCCGATAAACTGGAAGAGGTAGATATTGAATTCAAGCAGATATTGACTTCTGATAAAATCCGTGAGATAGTCAATGCTATTCCCGACGACTGGTTGAACTGGACAGAAGGCACAGAAACTCCACAGGATTTGAGAGACATTTATATTCGATTCTTAGAAGAAAGGATGAAACATTCCGAAACATTTGTAAATGAAGCGCATAATGCAAGAAAGGCACTTATATGA
- a CDS encoding two-component regulator propeller domain-containing protein, translated as MKKYILQLIIVLVFILLKVEGVYSSSPMNYYNITTFEGLPSNTVNAIKKDVSGFIWIGTKVGLCRFDGCEVKTYPLLSEDDIWSIEELDSDTLLLGTVSGLKYFSRKTNVTVKLDIPSAIVKSIWKIADSQFLVGTEAGLYFINNHTPRQIFLETGLSPCNHITSIICEDKNIYWFSTADGLGRIDIRTMQPEIYRMPEEISNSNFFICLTRMGNHIYLGSFNKGIFSFDMSGKKFAKVNGFEHNLIMTIDGQDNQLFVGTNGQGLKVLSLEDGSIEVISHKEKARNSISSNTITAFLYDNGIRWIGTQFGGISYTPRIGAKFSYYSKNDFYSTDYRVRSFYMFPNGDKLIGTRTGLFFICEKTGEIRSYSLEKNFSNLRSDIVVFINRIQDKILIGTYGGGVHVFDEKTWSLRDFSHEELFLYGCILNIVDDAKGNLWFASQSGLYQSTPEGHVLKKYDTMNSVLTTNAILCLCVDSMNRLWVGSKFGLFLLDIATGKMRADCFSVPIKAEIKYIMEDLRKDMWVCTDNGLYKIGKDLVVHEHFTTDNLLPDNQVPCILEDSHGIYWIATQKEIVRYNPIEEQHYTYQRQDGLSGLEFNNSVFVSNDSIIWWANEGGLVYTTTGNINTERRIISTPIITSYAISNIEYDFPYMDMSKGIELPSSENTLRFKFSNMDYALPYANFYEYKLEGYDKEWLKQTGINEVSYKDLPGGHYVFKLRVPGGEKQMQTVDIYVRKSYTFMAGILLMVLIISILVIYFCYRIWKLKKRMTDERMILSKVQERSKDKKAALPEMKVNGILDNLLSYLEHEKPYLNPKLSIGDVAAKLDCTETELSQLLNNHMNVNFSNFINVYRVNEIKKRLNQENLSKYTLKALSEQCGFSSKATFYRVFKNVTGMTPLEYCKKQNLVIKEN; from the coding sequence ATGAAAAAATATATTCTGCAATTAATCATAGTACTGGTTTTTATACTACTTAAAGTTGAAGGAGTTTATTCTTCTTCTCCTATGAATTATTATAATATAACGACTTTTGAGGGACTGCCAAGTAATACAGTAAACGCAATAAAGAAAGATGTATCCGGGTTTATCTGGATTGGAACGAAGGTGGGGTTATGCCGTTTCGACGGATGTGAGGTGAAAACTTATCCCTTACTGTCAGAAGATGATATTTGGTCGATAGAAGAATTGGATAGCGATACATTGCTGCTTGGTACAGTTTCCGGACTGAAATACTTTAGTCGTAAGACTAATGTAACGGTAAAACTGGACATTCCATCTGCAATAGTCAAATCAATCTGGAAGATTGCAGACAGCCAATTTCTTGTGGGAACGGAAGCTGGTCTTTATTTTATAAATAATCATACTCCTCGCCAGATATTTTTAGAAACCGGGCTTTCACCGTGCAATCATATCACGTCTATTATTTGTGAGGATAAGAATATATATTGGTTTTCTACCGCCGACGGGTTGGGTAGAATAGATATCCGGACGATGCAACCGGAGATTTACCGGATGCCGGAAGAGATATCAAACAGCAATTTCTTCATTTGTCTCACGCGTATGGGCAACCATATCTATTTGGGTAGTTTCAATAAAGGAATATTCAGCTTTGATATGTCCGGAAAGAAATTTGCCAAAGTGAACGGTTTTGAACATAATCTGATAATGACAATAGACGGACAGGATAACCAATTGTTTGTCGGTACAAATGGACAGGGATTGAAAGTGTTGTCTTTGGAAGATGGAAGTATCGAAGTTATTTCACATAAGGAGAAGGCACGGAATTCTATCAGTTCCAATACAATCACTGCATTTTTATATGATAATGGCATTCGTTGGATTGGAACCCAGTTTGGGGGAATCAGTTATACACCTCGTATTGGTGCCAAGTTCTCTTATTACAGTAAAAATGATTTTTACTCAACTGATTATCGGGTTCGTAGTTTTTATATGTTTCCTAATGGAGACAAGCTGATTGGTACAAGGACAGGGCTTTTCTTTATTTGTGAAAAAACAGGGGAAATAAGAAGTTATAGTTTGGAGAAAAACTTTTCTAATTTGCGGTCGGACATAGTAGTGTTTATAAATCGGATACAGGACAAAATATTGATAGGTACTTACGGTGGAGGGGTGCATGTTTTTGATGAAAAAACATGGTCTTTAAGGGACTTCTCCCATGAAGAGTTGTTTCTGTATGGTTGCATTCTTAATATTGTAGACGATGCGAAGGGGAATTTATGGTTTGCTTCTCAAAGTGGACTTTATCAGAGTACCCCTGAAGGACATGTGCTGAAGAAATATGATACGATGAACTCCGTCCTGACAACAAATGCCATATTATGTTTGTGTGTTGATTCGATGAATCGTCTATGGGTAGGTAGCAAATTCGGTCTGTTTTTATTGGATATTGCTACGGGGAAGATGCGTGCGGACTGTTTTAGTGTTCCGATAAAGGCTGAAATTAAGTATATTATGGAGGACTTGCGGAAAGATATGTGGGTTTGTACGGATAATGGTTTGTATAAGATAGGGAAGGATTTGGTTGTTCATGAACATTTTACTACTGATAATCTGCTTCCGGATAATCAAGTGCCTTGTATCCTGGAAGATAGTCATGGAATTTACTGGATCGCTACACAAAAAGAGATTGTACGTTACAATCCGATAGAAGAACAGCATTATACATATCAGAGACAGGATGGGTTGAGCGGTCTGGAATTTAATAATAGTGTCTTTGTTTCCAATGACAGTATTATCTGGTGGGCCAATGAAGGCGGGTTAGTCTATACCACAACCGGGAATATTAATACAGAACGTCGTATTATAAGTACCCCTATAATAACATCGTATGCTATTTCTAATATAGAATATGACTTTCCGTATATGGACATGTCGAAAGGAATTGAATTGCCTTCTTCTGAAAATACTCTTCGTTTTAAATTTTCTAATATGGATTATGCGTTGCCTTATGCCAATTTCTATGAGTATAAGTTGGAAGGGTATGATAAGGAATGGTTGAAACAGACAGGGATTAATGAAGTTTCTTATAAGGACCTACCAGGAGGACATTATGTCTTCAAGTTGCGTGTCCCGGGCGGTGAAAAACAGATGCAGACTGTGGATATCTATGTCCGGAAATCATATACTTTTATGGCAGGCATATTATTGATGGTTCTAATAATAAGTATTCTAGTAATATATTTCTGTTACCGGATATGGAAACTTAAAAAGCGGATGACGGATGAGCGGATGATATTAAGTAAGGTTCAGGAGAGAAGTAAAGATAAAAAGGCGGCATTGCCCGAAATGAAAGTGAATGGTATCTTGGATAATTTGCTTTCCTATTTGGAACATGAAAAGCCTTATCTGAATCCAAAATTAAGTATTGGGGACGTTGCTGCAAAATTGGACTGTACCGAGACAGAGCTTTCTCAATTGCTCAATAACCACATGAATGTGAACTTCTCTAATTTCATTAATGTATATCGTGTCAATGAGATTAAAAAACGTTTAAATCAGGAAAACCTCTCAAAATATACTTTGAAAGCTTTGTCAGAACAATGTGGCTTTAGTTCTAAGGCTACTTTCTATAGAGTATTCAAGAATGTAACTGGCATGACACCACTAGAATATTGTAAGAAACAGAACCTTGTGATAAAAGAAAATTGA